Proteins from a single region of Phaeacidiphilus oryzae TH49:
- a CDS encoding MarR family winged helix-turn-helix transcriptional regulator: protein MADTAREDYIDLGTVFDDLVRVETRLYNAVADRLKSEAGISAGHFELLRHVHAQPDARVADLAAVFAIGVGTTSKIVDRVEEEGWLERRPNPANRRSSLLALTPAGQAVVSRAESVWRAAIEEILGASPVTAAELAALGRTLGALRSDLEDRRLGLPNG from the coding sequence ATGGCAGATACTGCAAGGGAAGATTACATCGATCTCGGCACGGTCTTCGACGACCTCGTCCGCGTCGAGACCCGCCTCTACAACGCGGTGGCCGATCGGCTGAAGAGCGAGGCCGGCATCTCGGCCGGGCACTTCGAGCTGCTGCGGCACGTCCACGCGCAACCGGACGCCCGCGTCGCGGATCTGGCCGCGGTCTTCGCGATCGGGGTCGGGACGACCAGCAAGATCGTTGACCGGGTGGAGGAGGAGGGCTGGCTGGAGCGCCGGCCGAATCCGGCGAACCGGCGCTCCTCCCTGCTGGCGCTGACGCCGGCCGGCCAGGCGGTGGTCTCCCGGGCCGAGTCGGTCTGGCGGGCGGCGATCGAGGAGATCCTGGGCGCGTCCCCGGTCACCGCCGCGGAGCTGGCCGCCCTCGGCCGAACGCTCGGCGCCCTGCGTTCCGATCTCGAGGACCGCCGCCTGGGTCTCCCGAACGGATGA
- a CDS encoding GNAT family N-acetyltransferase: protein MTDENDRRSCRVRLVELSAGTMSALRDGDLRRAGARAGVELTEFFVTDRARWLWRLRLEQIAADPGHARWMVRQAVVAADGLVVGHAGFHGPPDQAGMVEIGYAIAPAFRRRGYGRAALIELLRRAAAERGVTTVRAAISPDNAASLATIRGFGFVQVGEQWDDEDGLELVFEVPVGGSPRL from the coding sequence GTGACAGACGAAAACGACCGGCGGTCGTGCCGGGTGCGGTTGGTGGAGCTGTCCGCCGGCACCATGTCCGCGCTGCGCGACGGCGACCTCCGCCGGGCCGGTGCGCGGGCCGGCGTTGAGCTGACCGAGTTCTTCGTGACGGATCGGGCGCGGTGGCTCTGGCGGCTGCGGCTCGAACAGATCGCGGCGGACCCCGGCCATGCGCGGTGGATGGTGCGGCAGGCCGTGGTCGCCGCCGACGGACTGGTCGTCGGCCATGCCGGGTTCCACGGACCTCCCGATCAGGCCGGCATGGTCGAGATCGGCTACGCGATCGCTCCCGCCTTCCGCCGCCGGGGCTACGGCCGGGCGGCACTGATCGAACTGCTGCGCAGGGCCGCTGCGGAGCGCGGGGTGACGACCGTGCGGGCGGCGATCAGCCCGGACAACGCGGCGTCGCTGGCGACCATCCGCGGGTTCGGCTTCGTCCAGGTGGGGGAGCAATGGGACGACGAGGACGGCCTTGAGCTCGTCTTCGAGGTCCCCGTGGGCGGGAGCCCGCGCCTCTGA
- a CDS encoding alpha/beta hydrolase gives MSRIQREQLDAQLRSAGDGSSGGGGGSANGAGGDGVGGSTGAAVQPTVEDLRAGFVQLMSTLPVPGGVRVDARPLGGRPALHISPESREAATGTLLYFHGGSHVVGSPHTALGLTAELVLRTGIPAYSLDYRLAPEHPFPADVEDVVAAYRELLDAAHPPQSIAFAGDSAGGGLSVTGALAARDAGLPMPAALVAFSPGLDATREGRSMVTKAAADPLLDRADIDRMSHYYVADADGRDPLLSPAVSGDLAGLPPMLLQVGTNELLLDDARRLALRASDAEVDVVLDITAKVPHVFQAFTDSLDEAGEALDRAALFLRQRIRG, from the coding sequence ATGTCCAGGATTCAGCGAGAGCAGCTCGACGCGCAGCTTCGGAGCGCCGGCGACGGCAGCAGTGGCGGTGGCGGCGGCAGTGCCAACGGGGCCGGAGGCGATGGTGTCGGAGGCTCCACCGGGGCAGCCGTGCAGCCGACCGTCGAGGACCTGCGTGCGGGCTTTGTGCAGCTGATGAGCACACTGCCGGTGCCCGGAGGCGTCCGGGTCGACGCGAGGCCACTGGGCGGGCGCCCCGCACTGCACATCAGTCCCGAGAGCCGGGAAGCCGCCACTGGCACCCTTCTCTACTTCCACGGCGGCTCCCATGTGGTCGGATCCCCCCACACAGCGCTGGGACTCACCGCAGAGCTGGTGCTCAGGACCGGGATTCCCGCGTATTCGCTGGACTACCGGCTGGCGCCGGAGCACCCCTTCCCCGCCGATGTGGAGGACGTGGTCGCCGCCTACCGGGAACTGCTGGACGCGGCGCATCCGCCCCAGTCGATCGCCTTCGCCGGCGACTCCGCCGGCGGCGGACTGAGCGTCACGGGCGCACTGGCGGCGCGCGATGCCGGGCTCCCGATGCCCGCCGCCCTCGTCGCCTTCTCACCGGGCCTGGACGCCACCCGAGAAGGCCGGAGCATGGTGACCAAGGCGGCCGCCGACCCACTCCTGGACCGCGCGGACATCGATCGCATGAGCCACTACTACGTCGCCGACGCGGACGGCCGCGACCCGCTGCTCAGCCCCGCCGTGAGCGGCGACCTGGCCGGCCTCCCGCCGATGCTGCTCCAGGTCGGCACCAACGAGCTGCTCCTCGACGACGCCCGCCGTCTCGCCCTCCGCGCCTCGGACGCCGAGGTGGACGTGGTCCTCGACATCACGGCGAAGGTGCCGCACGTCTTCCAGGCATTCACGGACAGCCTCGACGAGGCCGGCGAGGCCCTCGACCGAGCCGCCCTCTTCCTCCGGCAGCGCATCCGCGGCTGA